A genome region from Salvia splendens isolate huo1 chromosome 19, SspV2, whole genome shotgun sequence includes the following:
- the LOC121778196 gene encoding peroxisome biogenesis protein 1-like isoform X2, giving the protein MEFEVRAVGGIESCFVSLPLSLIQTLQTGYLPPILALELRSDDRLWQVAWCGAASNSPSSIEIARHYADCIGLSDRTSVKVRVISNLPKATLVTVEPLTEDDWEILELNSELAESVILKQVGVVHEQMKFPLWLHGQTVVTFLVMSIFPQNPVVQLVPGTEVAVAPKRRKSPSLQSPDEGHTIAKAQLRIQDSDNKSVYKYEENGVEMDVVLTFGVYVHPETAKKYSFSSCQLVEISPRSLSKNNKKKLQSRSKSNENEANNGIHNDKRNSPQHLIVHLLLCESVSKGHIMLAQSLRLYLGVELHSWVHVKGCITSAKKDIPPFSISPYHFKIFEKNQFMENNSPEVASNREHHKQKDSLDSISSNAELGVSDWSMHDKVVAALSSGLSHDEVEATATKTRERHRKLGHRNGLSDLLRVRCIAQLETFASNSAEDVSSLVIGSKNLLHLKVKYESLPINCKIQTSGKSFPRNRNQAEDAWVDILYMLSLVDESLHDGVYNTYELAFDKDCGSNFSSKTLDMLLEKLQLGDMLFSHVAPSVFPGNVLCASSSSLDWMGTAPSDVNHRLISLLSPTSGMLFSIYNLPLPGHILICGPAGKQRSFCGTGPIAFIATVQSLTNFPQSLSCSGRFDFHINLPAPAAAERSAILKHEMEKRSLQCSDDLLSDIASKCDGYDAYDLEILVDRSVHAAIGRSLSANLGSKDNRKPTLIWDDFQQAMENFLPVAMRDITKPAKEGGRSGWEDVGGLNDIRNAIKEMIELPSKFPNIFAQAPLRLRSNVLLYGPPGCGKTHIVGAAAAACSLRFISVKGPELLNKYIGASEQAVRDIFSKAAAAAPCLLFFDEFDSIAPKRGHDNTGVTDRVVNQFLTELDGVEVLTGVFVFAATSRPDLLDAALLRPGRLDRILFCDFPSHQERLEILKVLSRKLPMDGDVDLDHVAQITEGFSGADLQALLSDTQLEAVHELLDNNDVSTTKKMPVITNALLKSIASNAKPSVSEAEKRRLYDIYSEFLDSKRSTAAQSREAKGKRATLA; this is encoded by the exons ATGGAGTTTGAGGTGAGAGCAGTGGGAGGAATCGAGAGCTGCTtcgtctctctccctctctccctcatcCAAACCCTTCAGACCGGTTACCTCCCTCCAATTCTAGCGCTCGAGCTCCGCTCCGACGATCGCCTCTGGCAAGTCGCGTGGTGCGGCGCCGCATCGAATTCCCCTTCCTCAATTGAG ATAGCTCGTCACTATGCGGATTGCATTGGATTGAGCGATCGGACCTCGGTTAAAGTGCGTGTGATCAGTAATTTGCCTAAAGCTACGCTTGTGACGGTTGAGCCGCTCACGGAGGATGATTGGGAGATTCTGGAGCTCAATTCGGAGCTTGCTGAAAGTGTTATTTTGAAGCAG GTTGGAGTTGTACACGAACAAATGAAATTTCCATTGTGGTTGCATGGACAAACAGTTGTCACATTTCTTGTTATGTCAATCTTTCCCCAGAATCCAGTAG TTCAACTTGTTCCTGGAACTGAAGTTGCAGTAGCTCCGAAGAGACGTAAAAGTCCGTCCCTGCAATCTCCAGATGAGGGTCACACAATTGCTAAAGCACAACTTCGGATCCAAGATTCAGATAATAAGTCAGTTTATAAATATGAGGAAAATGGTGTTGAAATGGACGTAGTACTCACATTTGGTGTTTATGTCCATCCAGAAACagctaagaaatattctttcaGTTCTTGTCAGCTTGTAGAGATATCTCCACGGTCTCTATCcaaaaataacaagaaaaagCTGCAATCTAGAagcaaatcaaatgaaaatgaagCCAATAATGGGATTCATAACGATAAGCGGAATTCCCCCCAGCATCTCATCGTCCATCTATTATTATGTGAATCAGTGTCAAAAGGGCACATAATGCTAGCTCAGTCTCTTCGCCTGTATTTGGGGGTAGAATTACACTCAT GGGTACATGTTAAAGGGTGTATCACTAGTGCAAAAAAAGACATACCTCCCTTTTCTATTTCACCATATCATTTCAAGATATTTGAAAAGAATCAGTTTATGGAGAATAACAGCCCAGAAGTTGCAAGCAACCGCGAGCACCATAAACAAAAAGATAGTCTTGATAGTATTAGTTCAAATGCAGAACTGGGTGTTAGTGATTGGTCTATGCACGACAAGGTTGTTGCCGCACTTTCTTCTGGACTTTCTCATGATGAGGTTGAAGCCACAGCTACTAAGACTAGGGAAAGACACAGGAAACTTGGTCATAGAAATGGTTTATCAGATCTTTTACGTGTGAGGTGTATAGCCCAGCTTGAAACTTTTGCTTCAAATTCAGCAGAAGACGTAAGCTCATTGGTTATAGGAAGCAAAAACTTACTTCATTTAAAAGTCAAATATGAGAGTTTGCCTATAAATTGCAAGATACAAACATCTGGTAAAAGTTTCCCCAGAAACAGAAACCAGGCTGAAGATGCATGGGTTGATATCCTTTATATGCTGTCACTTGTTGATGAATCTTTGCATGATGGAGTCTATAATACCTATGAACTTGCATTTGACAAAGACTGCGGGAGCAACTTTTCTTCAAAAACTTTAGACATGTTGCTAGAGAAGCTGCAGCTGGGTGATATGTTATTCTCTCATGTTGCCCCTTCAGTATTTCCTGGAAATGTCCTTTGTGCTTCAAGTTCTTCATTGGACTGGATGGGTACAGCTCCATCTGATGTAAATCACA GGTTGATCTCTTTGTTATCTCCTACTTCTGGAATGTTGTTCAGTATCTATAATCTGCCGTTGCCTGGGCATATTCTAATATGCGGACCTGCA GGAAAGCAAAGGAGCTTTTGTGGGACTGGTCCCATTGCATTCATTGCTACTGTGCAATCCCTGACTAATTTTCCACAGAGCTTGAGCTGTTCTG GACGGTTTGACTTTCATATCAATCTTCCTGCACCTGCAGCTGCTGAACGGTCAGCTATATTGAAGCATGAGATGGAGAAACGATCATTGCAATGTTCTGATGATCTCCTGTCAGATATAGCATCAAAATGTGATGGATATGATGCTTATGATCTG GAAATACTGGTAGACCGATCCGTGCATGCAGCCATTGGTCGCTCATTATCTGCTAATTTGGGATCTAAAGATAATAGAAAGCCTACTTTGATTTGGGATGACTTTCAGCAAGCAATGGAAAATTTTCTACCGGTGGCCATGCGAGACATCACTAAACCAGCTAAAGAAGGTGGTCGCTCTGGTTGGGAAGATGTTGGTGGTCTTAATGACATTCGAAATGCTATTAAAGAG ATGATTGAGCTACCTTCAAAATTTCCCAACATATTTGCACAAGCACCATTAAGATTGCGATCCAATGTTCTCTTATATGGTCCTCCTGGTTGTGGGAAAACACATATTGTTGGTGCAGCTGCTGCAGCATGTTCACTAAGGTTCATCTCAGTGAAAGGGCCTGAATTGCTTAACAAGTATATTGGTGCTTCTGAACAAGCT GTTCGGGATATCTTCTCAAAAGCAGCTGCAGCAGCTCCCTGCCTTCTCTTTTTTGATGAATTTGATTCTATCGCTCCGAAGAGAGGACATGATAATACCGGTGTAACTGATAGAGTTGTCAATCAG TTTCTAACAGAATTGGATGGTGTTGAAGTCTTGACTGGTGTATTTGTTTTTGCTGCTACTAG TCGACCAGATTTGCTTGATGCTGCACTTCTACGGCCTGGTAGGCTGGACcgaattttattttgtgattttccATCACACCAGGAGAGGTTGGAGATTCTTAAGGTCCTCTCAAGAAAG TTACCAATGGACGGTGATGTCGACTTGGATCACGTAGCTCAAATTACTGAAGGCTTCAGTGGAGCTGATCTTCAAGCCCTTCTCTCTGACACACAGCTTGAAGCAGTTCACGAGCTTTTAGATAACAACGATGTCAGCACAACTAAAAAGATGCCTGTAATCACGAATGCTCTCTTGAAGTCCATCGCATCCAATGCTAAACCGTCGGTATCAGAAGCTGAGAAGCGAAGGTTGTATGATATCTACAGCGAGTTTCTTGATTCAAAGCGATCAACCGCTGCACAg TCGAGGGAAGCAAAAGGTAAACGTGCGACGTTAGCTTGA
- the LOC121778196 gene encoding peroxisome biogenesis protein 1-like isoform X1, whose protein sequence is MEFEVRAVGGIESCFVSLPLSLIQTLQTGYLPPILALELRSDDRLWQVAWCGAASNSPSSIEIARHYADCIGLSDRTSVKVRVISNLPKATLVTVEPLTEDDWEILELNSELAESVILKQVGVVHEQMKFPLWLHGQTVVTFLVMSIFPQNPVVQLVPGTEVAVAPKRRKSPSLQSPDEGHTIAKAQLRIQDSDNKSVYKYEENGVEMDVVLTFGVYVHPETAKKYSFSSCQLVEISPRSLSKNNKKKLQSRSKSNENEANNGIHNDKRNSPQHLIVHLLLCESVSKGHIMLAQSLRLYLGVELHSWVHVKGCITSAKKDIPPFSISPYHFKIFEKNQFMENNSPEVASNREHHKQKDSLDSISSNAELGVSDWSMHDKVVAALSSGLSHDEVEATATKTRERHRKLGHRNGLSDLLRVRCIAQLETFASNSAEDVSSLVIGSKNLLHLKVKYESLPINCKIQTSGKSFPRNRNQAEDAWVDILYMLSLVDESLHDGVYNTYELAFDKDCGSNFSSKTLDMLLEKLQLGDMLFSHVAPSVFPGNVLCASSSSLDWMGTAPSDVNHRLISLLSPTSGMLFSIYNLPLPGHILICGPAGSGKTLLAKASAKYIEGCKDILAHVVFVSCSRLTLEKPSTIRQELSSNISEALVHAPSVIILDDLDSLVASSSDLEGSQPSSSSAAFIEFLADILDEGKQRSFCGTGPIAFIATVQSLTNFPQSLSCSGRFDFHINLPAPAAAERSAILKHEMEKRSLQCSDDLLSDIASKCDGYDAYDLEILVDRSVHAAIGRSLSANLGSKDNRKPTLIWDDFQQAMENFLPVAMRDITKPAKEGGRSGWEDVGGLNDIRNAIKEMIELPSKFPNIFAQAPLRLRSNVLLYGPPGCGKTHIVGAAAAACSLRFISVKGPELLNKYIGASEQAVRDIFSKAAAAAPCLLFFDEFDSIAPKRGHDNTGVTDRVVNQFLTELDGVEVLTGVFVFAATSRPDLLDAALLRPGRLDRILFCDFPSHQERLEILKVLSRKLPMDGDVDLDHVAQITEGFSGADLQALLSDTQLEAVHELLDNNDVSTTKKMPVITNALLKSIASNAKPSVSEAEKRRLYDIYSEFLDSKRSTAAQSREAKGKRATLA, encoded by the exons ATGGAGTTTGAGGTGAGAGCAGTGGGAGGAATCGAGAGCTGCTtcgtctctctccctctctccctcatcCAAACCCTTCAGACCGGTTACCTCCCTCCAATTCTAGCGCTCGAGCTCCGCTCCGACGATCGCCTCTGGCAAGTCGCGTGGTGCGGCGCCGCATCGAATTCCCCTTCCTCAATTGAG ATAGCTCGTCACTATGCGGATTGCATTGGATTGAGCGATCGGACCTCGGTTAAAGTGCGTGTGATCAGTAATTTGCCTAAAGCTACGCTTGTGACGGTTGAGCCGCTCACGGAGGATGATTGGGAGATTCTGGAGCTCAATTCGGAGCTTGCTGAAAGTGTTATTTTGAAGCAG GTTGGAGTTGTACACGAACAAATGAAATTTCCATTGTGGTTGCATGGACAAACAGTTGTCACATTTCTTGTTATGTCAATCTTTCCCCAGAATCCAGTAG TTCAACTTGTTCCTGGAACTGAAGTTGCAGTAGCTCCGAAGAGACGTAAAAGTCCGTCCCTGCAATCTCCAGATGAGGGTCACACAATTGCTAAAGCACAACTTCGGATCCAAGATTCAGATAATAAGTCAGTTTATAAATATGAGGAAAATGGTGTTGAAATGGACGTAGTACTCACATTTGGTGTTTATGTCCATCCAGAAACagctaagaaatattctttcaGTTCTTGTCAGCTTGTAGAGATATCTCCACGGTCTCTATCcaaaaataacaagaaaaagCTGCAATCTAGAagcaaatcaaatgaaaatgaagCCAATAATGGGATTCATAACGATAAGCGGAATTCCCCCCAGCATCTCATCGTCCATCTATTATTATGTGAATCAGTGTCAAAAGGGCACATAATGCTAGCTCAGTCTCTTCGCCTGTATTTGGGGGTAGAATTACACTCAT GGGTACATGTTAAAGGGTGTATCACTAGTGCAAAAAAAGACATACCTCCCTTTTCTATTTCACCATATCATTTCAAGATATTTGAAAAGAATCAGTTTATGGAGAATAACAGCCCAGAAGTTGCAAGCAACCGCGAGCACCATAAACAAAAAGATAGTCTTGATAGTATTAGTTCAAATGCAGAACTGGGTGTTAGTGATTGGTCTATGCACGACAAGGTTGTTGCCGCACTTTCTTCTGGACTTTCTCATGATGAGGTTGAAGCCACAGCTACTAAGACTAGGGAAAGACACAGGAAACTTGGTCATAGAAATGGTTTATCAGATCTTTTACGTGTGAGGTGTATAGCCCAGCTTGAAACTTTTGCTTCAAATTCAGCAGAAGACGTAAGCTCATTGGTTATAGGAAGCAAAAACTTACTTCATTTAAAAGTCAAATATGAGAGTTTGCCTATAAATTGCAAGATACAAACATCTGGTAAAAGTTTCCCCAGAAACAGAAACCAGGCTGAAGATGCATGGGTTGATATCCTTTATATGCTGTCACTTGTTGATGAATCTTTGCATGATGGAGTCTATAATACCTATGAACTTGCATTTGACAAAGACTGCGGGAGCAACTTTTCTTCAAAAACTTTAGACATGTTGCTAGAGAAGCTGCAGCTGGGTGATATGTTATTCTCTCATGTTGCCCCTTCAGTATTTCCTGGAAATGTCCTTTGTGCTTCAAGTTCTTCATTGGACTGGATGGGTACAGCTCCATCTGATGTAAATCACA GGTTGATCTCTTTGTTATCTCCTACTTCTGGAATGTTGTTCAGTATCTATAATCTGCCGTTGCCTGGGCATATTCTAATATGCGGACCTGCA GGTTCTGGAAAAACATTATTGGCTAAAGCCTCTGCAAAATATATTGAAGGCTGTAAAGATATTTTGGCACATGT AGTCTTTGTTTCTTGTTCTAGGCTCACTCTGGAGAAGCCTTCAACTATTCGTCAAGAACTTTCTAGCAACATCTCTGAAGCACTGGTTCATGCACCTTCTGTCATCATCTTGGATGATCTTGACAGCCTTGTTGCATCTTCCTCGGATCTGGAGGGGTCTCAACCTTCATCATCTTCTGCAGCATTCATTGAGTTTCTTGCTGATATATTAGATGAG GGAAAGCAAAGGAGCTTTTGTGGGACTGGTCCCATTGCATTCATTGCTACTGTGCAATCCCTGACTAATTTTCCACAGAGCTTGAGCTGTTCTG GACGGTTTGACTTTCATATCAATCTTCCTGCACCTGCAGCTGCTGAACGGTCAGCTATATTGAAGCATGAGATGGAGAAACGATCATTGCAATGTTCTGATGATCTCCTGTCAGATATAGCATCAAAATGTGATGGATATGATGCTTATGATCTG GAAATACTGGTAGACCGATCCGTGCATGCAGCCATTGGTCGCTCATTATCTGCTAATTTGGGATCTAAAGATAATAGAAAGCCTACTTTGATTTGGGATGACTTTCAGCAAGCAATGGAAAATTTTCTACCGGTGGCCATGCGAGACATCACTAAACCAGCTAAAGAAGGTGGTCGCTCTGGTTGGGAAGATGTTGGTGGTCTTAATGACATTCGAAATGCTATTAAAGAG ATGATTGAGCTACCTTCAAAATTTCCCAACATATTTGCACAAGCACCATTAAGATTGCGATCCAATGTTCTCTTATATGGTCCTCCTGGTTGTGGGAAAACACATATTGTTGGTGCAGCTGCTGCAGCATGTTCACTAAGGTTCATCTCAGTGAAAGGGCCTGAATTGCTTAACAAGTATATTGGTGCTTCTGAACAAGCT GTTCGGGATATCTTCTCAAAAGCAGCTGCAGCAGCTCCCTGCCTTCTCTTTTTTGATGAATTTGATTCTATCGCTCCGAAGAGAGGACATGATAATACCGGTGTAACTGATAGAGTTGTCAATCAG TTTCTAACAGAATTGGATGGTGTTGAAGTCTTGACTGGTGTATTTGTTTTTGCTGCTACTAG TCGACCAGATTTGCTTGATGCTGCACTTCTACGGCCTGGTAGGCTGGACcgaattttattttgtgattttccATCACACCAGGAGAGGTTGGAGATTCTTAAGGTCCTCTCAAGAAAG TTACCAATGGACGGTGATGTCGACTTGGATCACGTAGCTCAAATTACTGAAGGCTTCAGTGGAGCTGATCTTCAAGCCCTTCTCTCTGACACACAGCTTGAAGCAGTTCACGAGCTTTTAGATAACAACGATGTCAGCACAACTAAAAAGATGCCTGTAATCACGAATGCTCTCTTGAAGTCCATCGCATCCAATGCTAAACCGTCGGTATCAGAAGCTGAGAAGCGAAGGTTGTATGATATCTACAGCGAGTTTCTTGATTCAAAGCGATCAACCGCTGCACAg TCGAGGGAAGCAAAAGGTAAACGTGCGACGTTAGCTTGA
- the LOC121778196 gene encoding peroxisome biogenesis protein 1-like isoform X3: MEFEVRAVGGIESCFVSLPLSLIQTLQTGYLPPILALELRSDDRLWQVAWCGAASNSPSSIEIARHYADCIGLSDRTSVKVRVISNLPKATLVTVEPLTEDDWEILELNSELAESVILKQVGVVHEQMKFPLWLHGQTVVTFLVMSIFPQNPVVQLVPGTEVAVAPKRRKSPSLQSPDEGHTIAKAQLRIQDSDNKSVYKYEENGVEMDVVLTFGVYVHPETAKKYSFSSCQLVEISPRSLSKNNKKKLQSRSKSNENEANNGIHNDKRNSPQHLIVHLLLCESVSKGHIMLAQSLRLYLGVELHSWVHVKGCITSAKKDIPPFSISPYHFKIFEKNQFMENNSPEVASNREHHKQKDSLDSISSNAELGVSDWSMHDKVVAALSSGLSHDEVEATATKTRERHRKLGHRNGLSDLLRVRCIAQLETFASNSAEDVSSLVIGSKNLLHLKVKYESLPINCKIQTSGKSFPRNRNQAEDAWVDILYMLSLVDESLHDGVYNTYELAFDKDCGSNFSSKTLDMLLEKLQLGDMLFSHVAPSVFPGNVLCASSSSLDWMGTAPSDVNHRLISLLSPTSGMLFSIYNLPLPGHILICGPAGSGKTLLAKASAKYIEGCKDILAHVVFVSCSRLTLEKPSTIRQELSSNISEALVHAPSVIILDDLDSLVASSSDLEGSQPSSSSAAFIEFLADILDEGKQRSFCGTGPIAFIATVQSLTNFPQSLSCSGRFDFHINLPAPAAAERSAILKHEMEKRSLQCSDDLLSDIASKCDGYDAYDLEILVDRSVHAAIGRSLSANLGSKDNRKPTLIWDDFQQAMENFLPVAMRDITKPAKEGGRSGWEDVGGLNDIRNAIKEMIELPSKFPNIFAQAPLRLRSNVLLYGPPGCGKTHIVGAAAAACSLRFISVKGPELLNKYIGASEQAVRDIFSKAAAAAPCLLFFDEFDSIAPKRGHDNTGVTDRVVNQFLTELDGVEVLTGVFVFAATRFA; encoded by the exons ATGGAGTTTGAGGTGAGAGCAGTGGGAGGAATCGAGAGCTGCTtcgtctctctccctctctccctcatcCAAACCCTTCAGACCGGTTACCTCCCTCCAATTCTAGCGCTCGAGCTCCGCTCCGACGATCGCCTCTGGCAAGTCGCGTGGTGCGGCGCCGCATCGAATTCCCCTTCCTCAATTGAG ATAGCTCGTCACTATGCGGATTGCATTGGATTGAGCGATCGGACCTCGGTTAAAGTGCGTGTGATCAGTAATTTGCCTAAAGCTACGCTTGTGACGGTTGAGCCGCTCACGGAGGATGATTGGGAGATTCTGGAGCTCAATTCGGAGCTTGCTGAAAGTGTTATTTTGAAGCAG GTTGGAGTTGTACACGAACAAATGAAATTTCCATTGTGGTTGCATGGACAAACAGTTGTCACATTTCTTGTTATGTCAATCTTTCCCCAGAATCCAGTAG TTCAACTTGTTCCTGGAACTGAAGTTGCAGTAGCTCCGAAGAGACGTAAAAGTCCGTCCCTGCAATCTCCAGATGAGGGTCACACAATTGCTAAAGCACAACTTCGGATCCAAGATTCAGATAATAAGTCAGTTTATAAATATGAGGAAAATGGTGTTGAAATGGACGTAGTACTCACATTTGGTGTTTATGTCCATCCAGAAACagctaagaaatattctttcaGTTCTTGTCAGCTTGTAGAGATATCTCCACGGTCTCTATCcaaaaataacaagaaaaagCTGCAATCTAGAagcaaatcaaatgaaaatgaagCCAATAATGGGATTCATAACGATAAGCGGAATTCCCCCCAGCATCTCATCGTCCATCTATTATTATGTGAATCAGTGTCAAAAGGGCACATAATGCTAGCTCAGTCTCTTCGCCTGTATTTGGGGGTAGAATTACACTCAT GGGTACATGTTAAAGGGTGTATCACTAGTGCAAAAAAAGACATACCTCCCTTTTCTATTTCACCATATCATTTCAAGATATTTGAAAAGAATCAGTTTATGGAGAATAACAGCCCAGAAGTTGCAAGCAACCGCGAGCACCATAAACAAAAAGATAGTCTTGATAGTATTAGTTCAAATGCAGAACTGGGTGTTAGTGATTGGTCTATGCACGACAAGGTTGTTGCCGCACTTTCTTCTGGACTTTCTCATGATGAGGTTGAAGCCACAGCTACTAAGACTAGGGAAAGACACAGGAAACTTGGTCATAGAAATGGTTTATCAGATCTTTTACGTGTGAGGTGTATAGCCCAGCTTGAAACTTTTGCTTCAAATTCAGCAGAAGACGTAAGCTCATTGGTTATAGGAAGCAAAAACTTACTTCATTTAAAAGTCAAATATGAGAGTTTGCCTATAAATTGCAAGATACAAACATCTGGTAAAAGTTTCCCCAGAAACAGAAACCAGGCTGAAGATGCATGGGTTGATATCCTTTATATGCTGTCACTTGTTGATGAATCTTTGCATGATGGAGTCTATAATACCTATGAACTTGCATTTGACAAAGACTGCGGGAGCAACTTTTCTTCAAAAACTTTAGACATGTTGCTAGAGAAGCTGCAGCTGGGTGATATGTTATTCTCTCATGTTGCCCCTTCAGTATTTCCTGGAAATGTCCTTTGTGCTTCAAGTTCTTCATTGGACTGGATGGGTACAGCTCCATCTGATGTAAATCACA GGTTGATCTCTTTGTTATCTCCTACTTCTGGAATGTTGTTCAGTATCTATAATCTGCCGTTGCCTGGGCATATTCTAATATGCGGACCTGCA GGTTCTGGAAAAACATTATTGGCTAAAGCCTCTGCAAAATATATTGAAGGCTGTAAAGATATTTTGGCACATGT AGTCTTTGTTTCTTGTTCTAGGCTCACTCTGGAGAAGCCTTCAACTATTCGTCAAGAACTTTCTAGCAACATCTCTGAAGCACTGGTTCATGCACCTTCTGTCATCATCTTGGATGATCTTGACAGCCTTGTTGCATCTTCCTCGGATCTGGAGGGGTCTCAACCTTCATCATCTTCTGCAGCATTCATTGAGTTTCTTGCTGATATATTAGATGAG GGAAAGCAAAGGAGCTTTTGTGGGACTGGTCCCATTGCATTCATTGCTACTGTGCAATCCCTGACTAATTTTCCACAGAGCTTGAGCTGTTCTG GACGGTTTGACTTTCATATCAATCTTCCTGCACCTGCAGCTGCTGAACGGTCAGCTATATTGAAGCATGAGATGGAGAAACGATCATTGCAATGTTCTGATGATCTCCTGTCAGATATAGCATCAAAATGTGATGGATATGATGCTTATGATCTG GAAATACTGGTAGACCGATCCGTGCATGCAGCCATTGGTCGCTCATTATCTGCTAATTTGGGATCTAAAGATAATAGAAAGCCTACTTTGATTTGGGATGACTTTCAGCAAGCAATGGAAAATTTTCTACCGGTGGCCATGCGAGACATCACTAAACCAGCTAAAGAAGGTGGTCGCTCTGGTTGGGAAGATGTTGGTGGTCTTAATGACATTCGAAATGCTATTAAAGAG ATGATTGAGCTACCTTCAAAATTTCCCAACATATTTGCACAAGCACCATTAAGATTGCGATCCAATGTTCTCTTATATGGTCCTCCTGGTTGTGGGAAAACACATATTGTTGGTGCAGCTGCTGCAGCATGTTCACTAAGGTTCATCTCAGTGAAAGGGCCTGAATTGCTTAACAAGTATATTGGTGCTTCTGAACAAGCT GTTCGGGATATCTTCTCAAAAGCAGCTGCAGCAGCTCCCTGCCTTCTCTTTTTTGATGAATTTGATTCTATCGCTCCGAAGAGAGGACATGATAATACCGGTGTAACTGATAGAGTTGTCAATCAG TTTCTAACAGAATTGGATGGTGTTGAAGTCTTGACTGGTGTATTTGTTTTTGCTGCTACTAG ATTTGCTTGA